The following proteins are co-located in the Plasmodium vinckei vinckei genome assembly, chromosome: PVVCY_11 genome:
- a CDS encoding ADP-ribosylation factor, putative, with protein sequence MGNTATNTVIKNTNPDTKKYNILILGLNGSGKTTLLYHNIIPEWSNITSSMEPTISYHYEEMRNIWQLIYRNIMANAVLYVINIMDISDEAVTENNSLISLLLNDECLQTSCIVLVFNTFNEVDKIDETTKNELLIRYKIKDLIDNYGNRIHHIFLDCKSCKLDKNWMNLMHQISYYF encoded by the exons atgggGAACACTGCAACTAACactgttataaaaaatacgaACCCTgatactaaaaaatataatattttaattttaggCCTTAATGGGTCAGGGAAAactacattattatatcataACATTATACCAG aatGGTCAAATATAACTTCATCTATGGAACCAACAATATCATATCACTATGAAGAG ATGAGAAATATATGGCAACTAATTTATCGGAACATAATGGCAAATGCAGTTTTATAcgttattaatataatggACATATCAGATGAAGCAGTGACAGAAAACAATTCACTCATAAGtctattattaaatgatgAATGTTTGCAAACATCGTGCATAGTTTTAGTATTTAACACTTTTAACGAAGTGGATAAAATAGATGAAACTACTAAAAACGAATTACTAATtagatataaaattaaagattTGATTGATAATTATGGAAATAGAattcatcatatttttttagattGCAAAAGTTGCAAATTGGACAAAAACTGGATGAATTTAATGCATCAAatttcttattatttttaa